In one window of Mercurialis annua linkage group LG4, ddMerAnnu1.2, whole genome shotgun sequence DNA:
- the LOC126677354 gene encoding serine/threonine-protein phosphatase PP1 isoform X1: protein MDETVLDDIIRRLVESKNGRTTKQVQLTEAEIRQLCLASREIFLSQPNLLELEAPIKICGDVHGQFSDLLRLFEYGGYPPAANYLFLGDYVDRGKQSIETICLLLAYKVKYKENFFLLRGNHECASINRIYGFYDECKRRFNVRIWKTFTECFNCLPVAALIDEKILCMHGGLSPDLKSLDLIRNIARPVDVPDQGLLCDLLWADPDKDIQGWGENDRGVSYTFGSDKVAEFLQRHDLDLVCRAHQVVEDGYEFFAKRQLVTIFSAPNYCGEFDNAGAMMSVDDTLTCSFQILKASEKKGKMGFGSNALRPGTPPHKKFSFVFQGKG from the exons ATGGATGAGACGGTACTTGACGATATTATACGGCGGTTAGTGGAGTCTAAGAATGGAAGGACGACGAAGCAAGTGCAGTTGACGGAGGCGGAAATACGGCAGTTATGTTTGGCGTCAAGGGAGATCTTTCTTAGTCAACCTAATCTTCTTGAACTTGAAGCTCCTATCAAGATTTGTG GAGATGTTCATGGTCAGTTTTCCGATCTCCTACGTTTGTTTGAATATGGTGGGTACCCTCCTGCAGCAAACTATTTATTCCTTGGGGACTACGTTGATCGTGGTAAGCAGAGCATAGAAACAATATGCCTTCTTCTTGCATACAAGGTCAAATACAAGGAAAACTTTTTTCTTCTGAGGGGCAACCATGAATGTGCTTCCATCAACCGTATTTATGGGTTTTATGATGAGTGCAAGAGGAGGTTTAATGTTCGCATCTGGAAGACATTTACTGAATGCTTCAATTGCCTGCCAGTTGCCGCTCTTATAGATGAAAAGATCCTTTGCATGCATGGTGGGCTATCTCCTGATTTGAAAAGCTTGGATCTGATCAGGAATATTGCTCGTCCTGTTGATGTGCCGGACCAGGGCCTTCTATGTGATCTATTGTGGGCTGATCCTGATAAAGATATCCAAGGATGGGGAGAGAATGATAGGGGCGTGTCTTATACATTTGGGTCTGACAAGGTTGCTGAATTTCTTCAGAGACATGATCTTGACCTTGTTTGTCGAGCCCATCAG GTTGTTGAAGATGGTTACGAGTTTTTTGCAAAGCGGCAGTTGGTCACAATATTCTCTGCACCAAACTACTGTGGTGAGTTTGATAATGCTGGTGCGATGATGAGCGTGGATGATACTTTGACATGTTCCTTTCAAATTCTTAAAGCTTCcgagaaaaaaggaaaaatgggaTTTGGCAGCAATGCATTGAGACCTGGCACTCCACCCCATAAG AAGTTCTCTTTTGTCTTTCAGGGTAAGGGTTGA
- the LOC126677354 gene encoding serine/threonine-protein phosphatase PP1 isoform X2, with product MDETVLDDIIRRLVESKNGRTTKQVQLTEAEIRQLCLASREIFLSQPNLLELEAPIKICGDVHGQFSDLLRLFEYGGYPPAANYLFLGDYVDRGKQSIETICLLLAYKVKYKENFFLLRGNHECASINRIYGFYDECKRRFNVRIWKTFTECFNCLPVAALIDEKILCMHGGLSPDLKSLDLIRNIARPVDVPDQGLLCDLLWADPDKDIQGWGENDRGVSYTFGSDKVAEFLQRHDLDLVCRAHQVVEDGYEFFAKRQLVTIFSAPNYCGEFDNAGAMMSVDDTLTCSFQILKASEKKGKMGFGSNALRPGTPPHKFSFVFQGKG from the exons ATGGATGAGACGGTACTTGACGATATTATACGGCGGTTAGTGGAGTCTAAGAATGGAAGGACGACGAAGCAAGTGCAGTTGACGGAGGCGGAAATACGGCAGTTATGTTTGGCGTCAAGGGAGATCTTTCTTAGTCAACCTAATCTTCTTGAACTTGAAGCTCCTATCAAGATTTGTG GAGATGTTCATGGTCAGTTTTCCGATCTCCTACGTTTGTTTGAATATGGTGGGTACCCTCCTGCAGCAAACTATTTATTCCTTGGGGACTACGTTGATCGTGGTAAGCAGAGCATAGAAACAATATGCCTTCTTCTTGCATACAAGGTCAAATACAAGGAAAACTTTTTTCTTCTGAGGGGCAACCATGAATGTGCTTCCATCAACCGTATTTATGGGTTTTATGATGAGTGCAAGAGGAGGTTTAATGTTCGCATCTGGAAGACATTTACTGAATGCTTCAATTGCCTGCCAGTTGCCGCTCTTATAGATGAAAAGATCCTTTGCATGCATGGTGGGCTATCTCCTGATTTGAAAAGCTTGGATCTGATCAGGAATATTGCTCGTCCTGTTGATGTGCCGGACCAGGGCCTTCTATGTGATCTATTGTGGGCTGATCCTGATAAAGATATCCAAGGATGGGGAGAGAATGATAGGGGCGTGTCTTATACATTTGGGTCTGACAAGGTTGCTGAATTTCTTCAGAGACATGATCTTGACCTTGTTTGTCGAGCCCATCAG GTTGTTGAAGATGGTTACGAGTTTTTTGCAAAGCGGCAGTTGGTCACAATATTCTCTGCACCAAACTACTGTGGTGAGTTTGATAATGCTGGTGCGATGATGAGCGTGGATGATACTTTGACATGTTCCTTTCAAATTCTTAAAGCTTCcgagaaaaaaggaaaaatgggaTTTGGCAGCAATGCATTGAGACCTGGCACTCCACCCCATAAG TTCTCTTTTGTCTTTCAGGGTAAGGGTTGA
- the LOC126677354 gene encoding serine/threonine-protein phosphatase PP1 isoform X3 yields MDETVLDDIIRRLVESKNGRTTKQVQLTEAEIRQLCLASREIFLSQPNLLELEAPIKICGDVHGQFSDLLRLFEYGGYPPAANYLFLGDYVDRGKQSIETICLLLAYKVKYKENFFLLRGNHECASINRIYGFYDECKRRFNVRIWKTFTECFNCLPVAALIDEKILCMHGGLSPDLKSLDLIRNIARPVDVPDQGLLCDLLWADPDKDIQGWGENDRGVSYTFGSDKVAEFLQRHDLDLVCRAHQVVEDGYEFFAKRQLVTIFSAPNYCGEFDNAGAMMSVDDTLTCSFQILKASEKKGKMGFGSNALRPGTPPHKGKG; encoded by the exons ATGGATGAGACGGTACTTGACGATATTATACGGCGGTTAGTGGAGTCTAAGAATGGAAGGACGACGAAGCAAGTGCAGTTGACGGAGGCGGAAATACGGCAGTTATGTTTGGCGTCAAGGGAGATCTTTCTTAGTCAACCTAATCTTCTTGAACTTGAAGCTCCTATCAAGATTTGTG GAGATGTTCATGGTCAGTTTTCCGATCTCCTACGTTTGTTTGAATATGGTGGGTACCCTCCTGCAGCAAACTATTTATTCCTTGGGGACTACGTTGATCGTGGTAAGCAGAGCATAGAAACAATATGCCTTCTTCTTGCATACAAGGTCAAATACAAGGAAAACTTTTTTCTTCTGAGGGGCAACCATGAATGTGCTTCCATCAACCGTATTTATGGGTTTTATGATGAGTGCAAGAGGAGGTTTAATGTTCGCATCTGGAAGACATTTACTGAATGCTTCAATTGCCTGCCAGTTGCCGCTCTTATAGATGAAAAGATCCTTTGCATGCATGGTGGGCTATCTCCTGATTTGAAAAGCTTGGATCTGATCAGGAATATTGCTCGTCCTGTTGATGTGCCGGACCAGGGCCTTCTATGTGATCTATTGTGGGCTGATCCTGATAAAGATATCCAAGGATGGGGAGAGAATGATAGGGGCGTGTCTTATACATTTGGGTCTGACAAGGTTGCTGAATTTCTTCAGAGACATGATCTTGACCTTGTTTGTCGAGCCCATCAG GTTGTTGAAGATGGTTACGAGTTTTTTGCAAAGCGGCAGTTGGTCACAATATTCTCTGCACCAAACTACTGTGGTGAGTTTGATAATGCTGGTGCGATGATGAGCGTGGATGATACTTTGACATGTTCCTTTCAAATTCTTAAAGCTTCcgagaaaaaaggaaaaatgggaTTTGGCAGCAATGCATTGAGACCTGGCACTCCACCCCATAAG GGTAAGGGTTGA
- the LOC126678011 gene encoding uncharacterized protein LOC126678011 isoform X2, with protein MDAVEVNCSVDVAPAATAVPELYGGGGRDRVMVVEMAVELRNSLLSEKDVAASSLNALEPMQLDKVPAPELYQHTSHQPSFPSEDVSKQFHFGSAKVPSWIPRHEEVQVQRKLGQVSRSGSGCSKRPRIILLDDTAGLAVIDDTKETSNKLGSHPTKCNSNGKTPSTKQRNNVSIKRGDRKNGKVSMKAKHDSFSLKASLASFSSAAAGNNFFGLYGLKTDVNDITKLVDDLSLDDLLLGAYDCPKISKDKDNNSTDTSENILQSVRKACSILQPPKSNQSQNAAEMDSCSNEKMPTCQSSCTSVAGNGDCGDSSMADLSSSHTDSCSKPEASANFLSFSFEQPKDTLERLALPPPKDLETLLLDAVKPAVPSRNGPDARHSKQATRKHSLPPFFWSHSFNSNCKTNSDAVKLLTSRSTGTCQGRWVKVENTFNSQRSASKCFTDLESLAYDDTLVPSSGPKLAVLRNGFAPSTLAPQCDRDSSVPATSLMPVEQCPRILEAAQTLCDFVRLNQEGMIKWPKKPSQKGMKARKSKSIEKPEDKFAPSTSGMGSEQAAKSRVDHILTSKKLKLSTIENKKDHLDINGSRKGPINWSTPKSSRSSPNKSVRDPTAYIVKQSCRMSPPAKVVNRNCNGQQKFRKLMRMDWSRERDRQD; from the exons ATGGACGCCGTGGAGGTGAATTGTTCTGTTGATGTGGCGCCGGCGGCCACGGCGGTGCCGGAGCTGTATGGCGGTGGGGGTAGAGATAGGGTTATGGTAGTGGAGATGGCGGTGGAGCTGCGGAACTCGTTGCTTAGTGAAAAAG ATGTGGCAGCAAGCTCCTTAAATGCGTTGGAGCCAATGCAGTTGGATAAGGTTCCAGCTCCTGAACTTTATCAGCATACTAGTCATCAGCCTAGCTTTCCTAGTGAAGATGTGTCTAAACAGTTCCATTTTGGCAGTGCAAAAGTTCCTTCTTGGATTCCTAGGCATGAGGAAGTGCAAGTTCAGAGAAAATTAGGACAAGTGTCAAGAAGTGGCAGTGGATGTTCTAAAAGACCACGGATTATTTTATTGGATGATACTGCTGGTTTAGCTGTGATTGATGATACAAAGGAAACATCTAATAAGCTAGGATCACATCCTACCAAATGTAACTCTAATG GAAAAACTCCATCGACAAAACAAAGGAACAATGTCAGCATTAAACGAGGTGATAGGAAAAATGGCAAAGTTTCTATGAAGGCTAAACATGATTCCTTTTCTCTGAAGGCAAGTTTGGCCAGCTTTAGTTCAGCTGCTGCAGGGAACAACTTCTTTG GATTATATGGCCTGAAGACAGATGTTAATGACATCACAAAACTTGTTGATGATTTATCACTGGATGATCTCCTTCTGGGCGCTTATGATTGCCCTAAAATAAGCAAAGACAAGGACAATAATTCAACAGACACCAGTGAGAATATTTTGCAGTCAGTCAGAAAGGCTTGCTCTATTCTTCAGCCACCCAAGTCTAACCAATCTCAGAATGCTGCTGAGATGGATAGTTGTTCAAACGAGAAGATGCCCACATGCCAGTCTAGCTGCACCTCTGTTGCTGGAAATGGAGATTGTGGAGATTCATCTATGGCAGATCTTTCATCATCTCATACG GATTCTTGCAGCAAACCTGAAGCTTCAGCTAATTTTCTCAGTTTCTCATTTGAGCAACCTAAAGATACACTGGAACGACTAGCACTTCCTCCACCAAAGGATTTGGAGACTTTGCTTCTTGATGCAGTCAAGCCAGCTGTACCTTCAAGGAATGGTCCTGATGCTCGCCATAGCAAACAAGCAACTCGCAAACATAGTTTGCCACCTTTTTTCTGGTCGCATTCGTTTAATAGCAACTGTAAAACCAATTCTGATGCAGTTAAGCTATTAACGAGTAGGAGCACGGGCACATGCCAAGGAAGATGGGTGAAAGTGGAGAACACTTTCAACTCACAAAGGAGTGCTTCCAAGTGTTTTACAGACTTGGAATCACTGGCTTATGATGATACCCTTGTTCCTTCAAGTGGACCAAAGCTTGCTGTCCTACGAAATGGTTTTGCTCCATCTACACTGGCTCCTCAATGCGATCGGGATTCATCTGTACCAGCAACTTCTCTGATGCCTG TTGAGCAATGTCCAAGAATATTGGAAGCTGCTCAAACCTTGTGTGACTTTGTGAGGCTAAACCAAGAAGGGATGATAAAGTGGCCAAAGAAACCTTCCCAGAAGGGTATGAAAGCTcgcaaatcaaaatcaatcgaGAAGCCGGAAGATAAATTTGCACCCTCAACTTCGGGTATGGGATCTGAACAGGCAGCAAAAAGTCGGGTCGACCATATATTAACATCAAAGAAACTGAAACTCTCAACAATTGAGAACAAGAAAGATCATTTGGACATCAATGGTTCACGGAAGGGTCCGATAAATTGGTCTACGCCTAAATCAAGTAGATCGTCACCAAATAAATCGGTTAGAGATCCAACAGCCTACATCGTTAAGCAATCATGCAGGATGTCACCGCCTGCAAAGGTAGTGAATAGAAATTGCAACGGTCAACAGAAGTTCCGTAAATTAATGCGAATGGATTGGAGTAGGGAACGTGACAGGCAAGACTGA
- the LOC126678011 gene encoding uncharacterized protein LOC126678011 isoform X1, translating into MDAVEVNCSVDVAPAATAVPELYGGGGRDRVMVVEMAVELRNSLLSEKDVAASSLNALEPMQLDKVPAPELYQHTSHQPSFPSEDVSKQFHFGSAKVPSWIPRHEEVQVQRKLGQVSRSGSGCSKRPRIILLDDTAGLAVIDDTKETSNKLGSHPTKCNSNGKTPSTKQRNNVSIKRGDRKNGKVSMKAKHDSFSLKASLASFSSAAAGNNFFGLYGLKTDVNDITKLVDDLSLDDLLLGAYDCPKISKDKDNNSTDTSENILQSVRKACSILQPPKSNQSQNAAEMDSCSNEKMPTCQSSCTSVAGNGDCGDSSMADLSSSHTDSCSKPEASANFLSFSFEQPKDTLERLALPPPKDLETLLLDAVKPAVPSRNGPDARHSKQATRKHSLPPFFWSHSFNSNCKTNSDAVKLLTSRSTGTCQGRWVKVENTFNSQRSASKCFTDLESLAYDDTLVPSSGPKLAVLRNGFAPSTLAPQCDRDSSVPATSLMPGTSLNSTFMKVEQCPRILEAAQTLCDFVRLNQEGMIKWPKKPSQKGMKARKSKSIEKPEDKFAPSTSGMGSEQAAKSRVDHILTSKKLKLSTIENKKDHLDINGSRKGPINWSTPKSSRSSPNKSVRDPTAYIVKQSCRMSPPAKVVNRNCNGQQKFRKLMRMDWSRERDRQD; encoded by the exons ATGGACGCCGTGGAGGTGAATTGTTCTGTTGATGTGGCGCCGGCGGCCACGGCGGTGCCGGAGCTGTATGGCGGTGGGGGTAGAGATAGGGTTATGGTAGTGGAGATGGCGGTGGAGCTGCGGAACTCGTTGCTTAGTGAAAAAG ATGTGGCAGCAAGCTCCTTAAATGCGTTGGAGCCAATGCAGTTGGATAAGGTTCCAGCTCCTGAACTTTATCAGCATACTAGTCATCAGCCTAGCTTTCCTAGTGAAGATGTGTCTAAACAGTTCCATTTTGGCAGTGCAAAAGTTCCTTCTTGGATTCCTAGGCATGAGGAAGTGCAAGTTCAGAGAAAATTAGGACAAGTGTCAAGAAGTGGCAGTGGATGTTCTAAAAGACCACGGATTATTTTATTGGATGATACTGCTGGTTTAGCTGTGATTGATGATACAAAGGAAACATCTAATAAGCTAGGATCACATCCTACCAAATGTAACTCTAATG GAAAAACTCCATCGACAAAACAAAGGAACAATGTCAGCATTAAACGAGGTGATAGGAAAAATGGCAAAGTTTCTATGAAGGCTAAACATGATTCCTTTTCTCTGAAGGCAAGTTTGGCCAGCTTTAGTTCAGCTGCTGCAGGGAACAACTTCTTTG GATTATATGGCCTGAAGACAGATGTTAATGACATCACAAAACTTGTTGATGATTTATCACTGGATGATCTCCTTCTGGGCGCTTATGATTGCCCTAAAATAAGCAAAGACAAGGACAATAATTCAACAGACACCAGTGAGAATATTTTGCAGTCAGTCAGAAAGGCTTGCTCTATTCTTCAGCCACCCAAGTCTAACCAATCTCAGAATGCTGCTGAGATGGATAGTTGTTCAAACGAGAAGATGCCCACATGCCAGTCTAGCTGCACCTCTGTTGCTGGAAATGGAGATTGTGGAGATTCATCTATGGCAGATCTTTCATCATCTCATACG GATTCTTGCAGCAAACCTGAAGCTTCAGCTAATTTTCTCAGTTTCTCATTTGAGCAACCTAAAGATACACTGGAACGACTAGCACTTCCTCCACCAAAGGATTTGGAGACTTTGCTTCTTGATGCAGTCAAGCCAGCTGTACCTTCAAGGAATGGTCCTGATGCTCGCCATAGCAAACAAGCAACTCGCAAACATAGTTTGCCACCTTTTTTCTGGTCGCATTCGTTTAATAGCAACTGTAAAACCAATTCTGATGCAGTTAAGCTATTAACGAGTAGGAGCACGGGCACATGCCAAGGAAGATGGGTGAAAGTGGAGAACACTTTCAACTCACAAAGGAGTGCTTCCAAGTGTTTTACAGACTTGGAATCACTGGCTTATGATGATACCCTTGTTCCTTCAAGTGGACCAAAGCTTGCTGTCCTACGAAATGGTTTTGCTCCATCTACACTGGCTCCTCAATGCGATCGGGATTCATCTGTACCAGCAACTTCTCTGATGCCTGGTACTTCTCTTAACAGCACTTTTATGAAGG TTGAGCAATGTCCAAGAATATTGGAAGCTGCTCAAACCTTGTGTGACTTTGTGAGGCTAAACCAAGAAGGGATGATAAAGTGGCCAAAGAAACCTTCCCAGAAGGGTATGAAAGCTcgcaaatcaaaatcaatcgaGAAGCCGGAAGATAAATTTGCACCCTCAACTTCGGGTATGGGATCTGAACAGGCAGCAAAAAGTCGGGTCGACCATATATTAACATCAAAGAAACTGAAACTCTCAACAATTGAGAACAAGAAAGATCATTTGGACATCAATGGTTCACGGAAGGGTCCGATAAATTGGTCTACGCCTAAATCAAGTAGATCGTCACCAAATAAATCGGTTAGAGATCCAACAGCCTACATCGTTAAGCAATCATGCAGGATGTCACCGCCTGCAAAGGTAGTGAATAGAAATTGCAACGGTCAACAGAAGTTCCGTAAATTAATGCGAATGGATTGGAGTAGGGAACGTGACAGGCAAGACTGA
- the LOC126678011 gene encoding uncharacterized protein LOC126678011 isoform X3, with translation MRWSQCSWISAKVPSWIPRHEEVQVQRKLGQVSRSGSGCSKRPRIILLDDTAGLAVIDDTKETSNKLGSHPTKCNSNGKTPSTKQRNNVSIKRGDRKNGKVSMKAKHDSFSLKASLASFSSAAAGNNFFGLYGLKTDVNDITKLVDDLSLDDLLLGAYDCPKISKDKDNNSTDTSENILQSVRKACSILQPPKSNQSQNAAEMDSCSNEKMPTCQSSCTSVAGNGDCGDSSMADLSSSHTDSCSKPEASANFLSFSFEQPKDTLERLALPPPKDLETLLLDAVKPAVPSRNGPDARHSKQATRKHSLPPFFWSHSFNSNCKTNSDAVKLLTSRSTGTCQGRWVKVENTFNSQRSASKCFTDLESLAYDDTLVPSSGPKLAVLRNGFAPSTLAPQCDRDSSVPATSLMPGTSLNSTFMKVEQCPRILEAAQTLCDFVRLNQEGMIKWPKKPSQKGMKARKSKSIEKPEDKFAPSTSGMGSEQAAKSRVDHILTSKKLKLSTIENKKDHLDINGSRKGPINWSTPKSSRSSPNKSVRDPTAYIVKQSCRMSPPAKVVNRNCNGQQKFRKLMRMDWSRERDRQD, from the exons ATGCGTTGGAGCCAATGCAGTTGGATAAG TGCAAAAGTTCCTTCTTGGATTCCTAGGCATGAGGAAGTGCAAGTTCAGAGAAAATTAGGACAAGTGTCAAGAAGTGGCAGTGGATGTTCTAAAAGACCACGGATTATTTTATTGGATGATACTGCTGGTTTAGCTGTGATTGATGATACAAAGGAAACATCTAATAAGCTAGGATCACATCCTACCAAATGTAACTCTAATG GAAAAACTCCATCGACAAAACAAAGGAACAATGTCAGCATTAAACGAGGTGATAGGAAAAATGGCAAAGTTTCTATGAAGGCTAAACATGATTCCTTTTCTCTGAAGGCAAGTTTGGCCAGCTTTAGTTCAGCTGCTGCAGGGAACAACTTCTTTG GATTATATGGCCTGAAGACAGATGTTAATGACATCACAAAACTTGTTGATGATTTATCACTGGATGATCTCCTTCTGGGCGCTTATGATTGCCCTAAAATAAGCAAAGACAAGGACAATAATTCAACAGACACCAGTGAGAATATTTTGCAGTCAGTCAGAAAGGCTTGCTCTATTCTTCAGCCACCCAAGTCTAACCAATCTCAGAATGCTGCTGAGATGGATAGTTGTTCAAACGAGAAGATGCCCACATGCCAGTCTAGCTGCACCTCTGTTGCTGGAAATGGAGATTGTGGAGATTCATCTATGGCAGATCTTTCATCATCTCATACG GATTCTTGCAGCAAACCTGAAGCTTCAGCTAATTTTCTCAGTTTCTCATTTGAGCAACCTAAAGATACACTGGAACGACTAGCACTTCCTCCACCAAAGGATTTGGAGACTTTGCTTCTTGATGCAGTCAAGCCAGCTGTACCTTCAAGGAATGGTCCTGATGCTCGCCATAGCAAACAAGCAACTCGCAAACATAGTTTGCCACCTTTTTTCTGGTCGCATTCGTTTAATAGCAACTGTAAAACCAATTCTGATGCAGTTAAGCTATTAACGAGTAGGAGCACGGGCACATGCCAAGGAAGATGGGTGAAAGTGGAGAACACTTTCAACTCACAAAGGAGTGCTTCCAAGTGTTTTACAGACTTGGAATCACTGGCTTATGATGATACCCTTGTTCCTTCAAGTGGACCAAAGCTTGCTGTCCTACGAAATGGTTTTGCTCCATCTACACTGGCTCCTCAATGCGATCGGGATTCATCTGTACCAGCAACTTCTCTGATGCCTGGTACTTCTCTTAACAGCACTTTTATGAAGG TTGAGCAATGTCCAAGAATATTGGAAGCTGCTCAAACCTTGTGTGACTTTGTGAGGCTAAACCAAGAAGGGATGATAAAGTGGCCAAAGAAACCTTCCCAGAAGGGTATGAAAGCTcgcaaatcaaaatcaatcgaGAAGCCGGAAGATAAATTTGCACCCTCAACTTCGGGTATGGGATCTGAACAGGCAGCAAAAAGTCGGGTCGACCATATATTAACATCAAAGAAACTGAAACTCTCAACAATTGAGAACAAGAAAGATCATTTGGACATCAATGGTTCACGGAAGGGTCCGATAAATTGGTCTACGCCTAAATCAAGTAGATCGTCACCAAATAAATCGGTTAGAGATCCAACAGCCTACATCGTTAAGCAATCATGCAGGATGTCACCGCCTGCAAAGGTAGTGAATAGAAATTGCAACGGTCAACAGAAGTTCCGTAAATTAATGCGAATGGATTGGAGTAGGGAACGTGACAGGCAAGACTGA
- the LOC126677924 gene encoding protein LURP-one-related 17: MKKLFFLKSLSRSVHDDNNQEHNIQENETKITTDHSTCTSLTVWRKSLLVNCNGFTVIDSHGDLAYRVDNYSVHPHELILMDGSGKSILTMLRRKKFGLGDSWVVYEGEVGRSCSTTRRAKLVTEKPIWSVEKQMSILQGNDNVLAYVYRGSRIQKMNYFYVIEGSYRHRSCKIMDRSRKVVAEIKKKEAIGHGVSFGLEVFVLVVQQPGFDSGFAMALVLLLDQMHS; the protein is encoded by the exons aTGAAGAAATTATTTTTCTTGAAATCTTTATCAAGATCGGTCCATGATGATAACAATCAAGAGCATAATATTCAAGAAAATGAGACCAAGATTACTACAGATCATTCGACGTGTACATCATTAACAGTGTGGAGAAAATCACTGCTTGTTAATTGCAATGGATTTACGGTGATTGATTCACATGGAGATTTAGCTTATCGTGTGGATaattatagtgttcatcctcATGAACTTATTCTCATGGATGGTTCAGGAAAATCCATTCTCACAATGCTTCGTCGAAAG AAGTTTGGATTGGGAGATAGTTGGGTTGTGTATGAAGGAGAAGTTGGTAGAAGTTGTTCAACAACAAGAAGAGCAAAGTTGGTCACAGAGAAGCCAATTTGGAGTGTAGAGAAGCAAATGAGCATATTACAAGGAAATGATAATGTACTTGCATATGTTTATAGAGGCAGCAGAATACAGAAAATGAACTATTTTTATGTGATTGAAGGTTCTTATAGACATAGATCATGTAAAATCATGGACCGATCAAGAAAAGTCGTGGCAGAGATCAAGAAAAAAGAAGCAATAGGCCATGGAGTTTCTTTTGGTTTAGAAGTTTTTGTATTAGTTGTGCAGCAGCCAGGGTTTGATTCTGGTTTTGCTATGGCTCTTGTTTTATTGCTAGATCAAATGCATTCatag